From Pirellulales bacterium, a single genomic window includes:
- a CDS encoding DUF58 domain-containing protein produces MENYQKYLDPSTLAKLQGLELRARLIVEGYVSGVHRSPYHGFSIEFAEHREYAPGDDLRYVDWKVFGKSDKFYLKQYEEETNLVSHLVLDTSESMRYQSESAPLSKLEYAQCVAAALAYLILQQQDSVGLVTFDSEVRALVRASSNPSHLKQLLHVMSESRAERKTASGPIFHDLAERLKKRGVVVVLGDFFDDVPSMLAGLKHLRHKRHEVILFHVLDPAELDFPFRQPTLFKGLEGWPELLADPRSLRKAYLAEFERFVHELRQGCRAHRIDYVQMRTDQPLDLALSSYLTARLAKSR; encoded by the coding sequence GTGGAAAACTATCAGAAGTATTTAGACCCAAGCACGCTGGCCAAACTGCAGGGGCTGGAGCTGCGTGCCCGGCTGATCGTCGAAGGCTACGTGTCGGGCGTGCATCGCAGCCCCTATCACGGCTTTTCCATCGAGTTCGCCGAGCACCGCGAGTATGCGCCCGGCGACGATCTGCGTTACGTCGACTGGAAGGTGTTCGGCAAGTCCGACAAGTTCTACCTCAAGCAATACGAGGAAGAAACGAACCTGGTCAGCCATCTCGTGCTCGACACCAGCGAGAGCATGCGTTACCAGAGCGAGTCGGCGCCGCTTTCGAAGCTCGAATATGCCCAGTGCGTGGCGGCGGCGCTGGCCTACCTGATCTTGCAGCAGCAAGACAGCGTGGGGCTGGTGACGTTCGACAGCGAGGTTCGGGCGTTGGTGCGGGCCAGCAGCAATCCTTCGCACCTCAAGCAGTTGCTGCACGTGATGAGCGAGTCGCGGGCGGAGCGGAAAACCGCCAGCGGGCCGATTTTTCACGATTTGGCCGAGCGGCTGAAGAAGCGGGGCGTGGTGGTGGTGCTGGGCGACTTTTTCGACGACGTGCCTTCAATGCTGGCCGGCCTGAAGCACCTGCGGCACAAGCGGCACGAGGTGATTCTGTTTCACGTGCTCGACCCGGCGGAACTCGACTTTCCCTTCCGGCAGCCAACGCTGTTCAAGGGGCTGGAGGGCTGGCCGGAGCTGCTGGCCGACCCGCGTTCGCTGCGCAAGGCGTACCTGGCGGAGTTCGAGCGCTTCGTACACGAACTGCGGCAAGGCTGCCGGGCGCATCGCATCGACTACGTGCAGATGCGCACCGATCAGCCGCTCGACCTGGCGTTGTCGAGCTATTTGACGGCCAGGTTGGCGAAGAGCCGGTAA
- the infC gene encoding translation initiation factor IF-3, whose protein sequence is MNPEPRTPEEKAIERSQRINEQIRMSPVRVIAADGEQLGVMPIEQALAAAREAELDLVEVAADVRPPVCRIMDFGKFKYQQQKRKHKAHQIKIKEIRIRPKTDEHDLGVKLHHAREFLEQKNKVLVSVVFRGREIAHIQQEGPRIVQFIIKNLEDIAKVETPPNTQGKRITCVLSPK, encoded by the coding sequence CTGAACCCTGAACCCCGAACCCCGGAGGAAAAAGCAATCGAACGTTCACAGAGGATCAACGAGCAGATCCGCATGTCGCCGGTGCGGGTCATTGCCGCCGATGGCGAGCAGCTTGGCGTGATGCCGATCGAGCAGGCCCTGGCTGCCGCGCGCGAGGCCGAACTGGACCTGGTGGAAGTCGCCGCCGACGTGCGGCCGCCCGTCTGCCGGATCATGGATTTCGGCAAGTTCAAATACCAGCAGCAGAAGCGAAAGCACAAGGCGCATCAAATCAAGATCAAGGAGATCCGCATCCGCCCCAAGACCGACGAGCACGATCTGGGCGTGAAGCTCCATCATGCCCGTGAATTTCTGGAGCAGAAGAACAAGGTGCTGGTGTCCGTCGTTTTTCGCGGGCGTGAGATCGCGCACATCCAGCAAGAGGGGCCGCGGATCGTGCAGTTCATCATCAAGAACCTGGAAGACATCGCCAAGGTCGAGACGCCTCCCAACACGCAGGGCAAACGGATCACCTGCGTTCTCTCGCCGAAGTAG